From the Pseudomonas sp. SORT22 genome, one window contains:
- a CDS encoding glutamine synthetase family protein, whose amino-acid sequence MHFAPIEQARTFLAANPDIEMIELFILDANGVPRGKLLHREELLAVYESGRPLPSTILGLTLNGDDVENSGLVWDVGDIDCRAYPLENSLVRLPWRQIPTAAVQVSMHPSEGLPATVADPRHLLVKVIDALKADGYYPVMACELEFYLLDQQRDSHGRPQPALDRDGGRPRGTQVYGLRELEQIEPFLADLYAACKAQGIPARTAISEYAPGQVEITLEHGDALLAMDQAVRYKRLVKGVAHKHGMQACFMAKPFDHLAGTGMHMHVSLADAQGNNLYASEDKAGTPLLRQSVAGMLTLLLDSLLLFCPNANSYRRFQANSYAPLAPTWGVDNRTVSLRVPGGPANSRHIEHRICGADANPYLAAAAILASLHHGIRQQLDPGAPVEGNGYAQASELLPTDWLTSLTALERSNWAREALGAEFLGVYLAVKRAEYRQFMAEVGEQDWRWYLSQA is encoded by the coding sequence ATGCACTTTGCCCCTATCGAGCAGGCCCGAACGTTCCTGGCCGCCAACCCCGATATCGAGATGATCGAGCTGTTCATCCTCGACGCCAACGGCGTACCACGCGGCAAGCTGCTGCACCGCGAAGAGCTGCTGGCGGTGTACGAAAGCGGGCGGCCATTGCCCAGCACCATCCTCGGTTTGACCCTCAACGGCGACGATGTGGAAAACTCAGGCCTGGTCTGGGATGTCGGCGATATCGATTGCCGCGCCTACCCGCTGGAGAACAGCCTGGTGCGTCTGCCGTGGCGGCAGATCCCCACCGCTGCAGTACAAGTCAGCATGCACCCCAGCGAAGGCCTGCCGGCGACTGTCGCCGACCCGCGCCACCTGCTGGTCAAGGTCATCGATGCGCTCAAGGCCGACGGTTACTACCCGGTGATGGCCTGCGAGCTGGAGTTCTATCTGCTCGACCAGCAACGTGACAGCCACGGCCGCCCGCAACCGGCCCTGGACCGCGACGGCGGGCGCCCGCGTGGCACTCAGGTCTACGGCCTGCGTGAGCTGGAGCAGATCGAGCCGTTTCTCGCCGACCTCTACGCGGCCTGCAAGGCCCAGGGCATTCCAGCGCGCACAGCAATTTCCGAATACGCCCCGGGCCAGGTGGAAATCACCCTCGAGCATGGCGATGCGCTGCTGGCCATGGACCAGGCGGTGCGCTACAAGCGCCTGGTCAAGGGCGTGGCGCACAAGCACGGGATGCAGGCCTGCTTCATGGCCAAGCCGTTCGATCACCTGGCCGGCACTGGCATGCACATGCACGTGAGCCTGGCCGATGCCCAGGGCAATAACCTGTACGCCAGCGAAGACAAGGCCGGTACACCGCTGCTGCGCCAATCGGTGGCCGGCATGCTCACGCTGCTGCTCGATTCGCTGCTGCTGTTCTGCCCCAACGCCAACTCCTACCGCCGCTTCCAGGCCAACAGTTATGCGCCGCTGGCGCCGACCTGGGGCGTCGACAACCGTACCGTCAGCCTGCGCGTGCCCGGCGGCCCGGCCAACAGCCGGCACATCGAGCACCGCATCTGCGGCGCCGATGCCAACCCTTACCTGGCCGCAGCAGCGATTCTCGCCAGCCTGCATCACGGCATCCGCCAGCAACTCGACCCGGGCGCGCCGGTCGAGGGCAATGGCTACGCCCAGGCCAGCGAACTGCTGCCCACCGACTGGCTGACCTCGCTGACTGCGCTTGAGCGCTCGAACTGGGCTCGCGAAGCCCTGGGCGCCGAGTTCCTCGGCGTGTACCTGGCGGTCAAGCGCGCCGAGTACCGCCAGTTCATGGCCGAAGTCGGCGAACAGGACTGGCGCTGGTACCTGAGCCAGGCCTGA
- a CDS encoding FAD-binding oxidoreductase, translated as MNAAVNAGPAQRSASYYTDSLNDTTQYPTLKGTVKVDVAIIGGGFTGVASAVELAERGLKVAIVETNRIGWGASGRNGGQVTGSLSGDEAMRKQMRDKLGDDVDDFIWHLRWRGHQIIEQRVERYGIDCDLKHGHLHAAMKDSHMGELRAFAAEAERRGMGDQVELLGQNAMREHLQSPLYLGALKNRRNLHLHPLNLCLGEARAAHSLGALIFENSEVLDIIHGEQPAVVTAHGRVEAKQILLAGDVYHKLEKRQLKGKIFPAMGGIVTTAPLGELAAQINPQDLAVYDCRFVLDYYRLTADGRLLFGGGANYSGRDSRDIAGELRPCIERTFPALKGVPIEFQWSCAMGIVVNRIPQLGKLSDNVWYCQGYSGHGIATSHIMGEIMAEALTGTLEKFDTFAGCKHIKVPMGDVLGNPLLAAGMWYYQMLEKLR; from the coding sequence ATGAATGCAGCCGTAAACGCCGGCCCTGCCCAACGCAGCGCCTCGTACTACACCGACAGCCTCAACGACACCACCCAGTACCCGACCCTCAAGGGCACGGTGAAAGTCGACGTGGCAATCATTGGCGGCGGCTTTACCGGTGTCGCCAGCGCCGTGGAACTGGCCGAGCGCGGCCTGAAAGTCGCCATCGTTGAAACCAACCGCATCGGCTGGGGCGCCAGCGGGCGCAACGGCGGCCAGGTCACCGGCAGCCTCTCGGGCGATGAAGCGATGCGCAAACAGATGCGCGACAAGCTCGGCGATGACGTCGATGATTTTATCTGGCACCTGCGCTGGCGCGGCCACCAGATCATCGAGCAAAGGGTCGAGCGCTACGGCATCGACTGCGACCTCAAGCACGGCCACCTGCACGCGGCGATGAAAGACTCGCACATGGGCGAGCTGCGCGCCTTCGCTGCCGAGGCCGAGCGCCGCGGCATGGGCGACCAGGTCGAGCTGCTGGGCCAGAACGCCATGCGCGAACACCTGCAAAGCCCGCTGTACCTGGGGGCCTTGAAGAACCGGCGCAACCTGCACCTGCACCCGCTCAACCTGTGCCTGGGCGAAGCCCGCGCCGCGCACAGCCTGGGCGCACTGATCTTCGAGAACTCCGAAGTGCTGGACATCATCCATGGCGAGCAGCCGGCGGTGGTGACGGCCCACGGCCGGGTCGAGGCCAAGCAGATTCTGTTGGCCGGCGACGTCTATCACAAACTGGAAAAGCGCCAGCTCAAGGGCAAGATCTTCCCGGCCATGGGCGGCATCGTCACCACCGCGCCGCTCGGTGAGCTGGCCGCGCAGATCAACCCGCAGGATCTTGCGGTGTACGACTGCCGCTTCGTCCTCGACTACTACCGGCTGACCGCCGATGGTCGCCTGCTGTTCGGTGGTGGCGCCAACTATTCCGGGCGCGATTCACGGGATATCGCCGGCGAACTGCGGCCGTGCATCGAGCGCACCTTTCCGGCGCTCAAGGGCGTGCCGATCGAGTTCCAGTGGAGTTGCGCGATGGGCATCGTGGTCAACCGCATTCCGCAGCTGGGCAAGCTCTCGGACAACGTCTGGTACTGCCAGGGCTATTCCGGGCACGGCATCGCCACCAGCCATATCATGGGCGAGATAATGGCCGAAGCACTGACCGGGACGCTGGAGAAATTCGATACCTTTGCCGGCTGCAAACACATCAAGGTGCCGATGGGCGATGTGCTGGGCAATCCGTTACTGGCGGCGGGGATGTGGTATTACCAGATGCTTGAAAAACTGCGCTGA
- the fadD1 gene encoding long-chain-fatty-acid--CoA ligase FadD1: MIENFWKDKYPAGIASQINPDEYPNIQAVLKQSCQRFADKPAFSNLGKTITYGELYELSGAFAAYLQQHTDLQPGDRIAVQLPNVLQYPVAVFGALRAGLIVVNTNPLYTARELEHQFNDSGAKALVCLANMAHLAEKVVPKTQVKHVIVTEVADLLPPVKRLLINSVIKYVKKMVPAYNLPKAVKFNDALSKGRGQTFQEANPDRHDVAVLQYTGGTTGVAKGAMLTHRNLVANMLQCRALMGSDLNEGCEILITPLPLYHIYAFTFHCMAMMLIGSHNILISNPRDLPAMVKELGKWKFSGFVGLNTLFVALCNNENFRKLDFSGLKITLSGGMALQMSVAERWKAITGCAICEGYGMTETSPVAAVNPAEQNQIGTIGIPVPSTLCKIIDDAGVELALGEVGELCVKGPQVMKGYWQREDATNEILDSDGWLKTGDIALIQTDGYMRIVDRKKDMILVSGFNVYPNELEDVLAALPGVLQCAAIGVPDEKSGEVIKIFIVVKPGMTVTKEQVMEHMRANVTGYKVPRFIEFRDALPTTNVGKILRRELRDEELKKLGLKKIA, translated from the coding sequence ATGATCGAAAACTTTTGGAAGGATAAGTACCCAGCCGGGATTGCCTCGCAAATCAATCCTGATGAGTATCCGAATATTCAGGCGGTATTGAAGCAGTCTTGCCAGCGCTTTGCCGATAAACCGGCCTTTAGCAACCTGGGCAAAACCATTACATACGGCGAGTTGTATGAGTTGTCGGGGGCGTTTGCCGCTTACCTGCAACAGCATACCGACCTGCAGCCGGGTGATCGTATTGCCGTGCAGCTGCCCAACGTTCTGCAATACCCCGTTGCCGTGTTCGGTGCCCTGCGTGCGGGCCTGATCGTGGTCAACACCAACCCGTTGTATACCGCGCGGGAATTGGAACACCAATTCAATGATTCCGGCGCCAAGGCGCTGGTCTGCCTGGCAAACATGGCGCACCTGGCCGAAAAGGTAGTGCCCAAGACCCAGGTCAAACACGTTATTGTCACCGAAGTGGCCGACCTCTTGCCACCGGTTAAACGCCTGTTGATCAACAGCGTGATCAAGTACGTGAAGAAAATGGTCCCGGCGTACAACCTGCCCAAGGCGGTCAAGTTCAACGACGCCTTGAGCAAGGGCCGTGGCCAGACCTTTCAGGAAGCCAATCCAGACCGCCATGACGTCGCCGTATTGCAGTACACCGGTGGCACTACCGGGGTGGCCAAGGGCGCGATGCTGACCCACCGCAACCTGGTGGCCAACATGCTGCAATGCCGGGCGCTGATGGGCTCGGACCTCAATGAAGGTTGCGAGATCCTGATCACGCCGTTGCCGCTGTATCACATCTATGCCTTCACCTTTCATTGCATGGCAATGATGCTGATCGGCAGCCACAACATCCTGATCAGCAACCCGCGCGACTTGCCGGCGATGGTCAAGGAACTGGGCAAGTGGAAGTTCAGCGGCTTTGTCGGCCTCAATACCTTGTTCGTGGCCCTGTGCAACAACGAGAATTTCCGCAAGCTGGACTTCTCTGGCCTGAAGATCACCCTGTCGGGCGGCATGGCCCTGCAGATGAGCGTCGCCGAGCGCTGGAAGGCAATCACCGGCTGCGCCATCTGCGAAGGTTACGGCATGACCGAGACCAGCCCGGTGGCGGCGGTCAACCCGGCCGAGCAGAACCAGATCGGCACCATCGGCATTCCGGTGCCCTCGACCCTGTGCAAGATCATCGACGACGCCGGTGTTGAACTGGCCCTGGGCGAAGTCGGCGAGCTGTGCGTGAAAGGGCCGCAGGTAATGAAGGGCTACTGGCAGCGCGAAGACGCCACCAACGAGATCCTCGACAGTGACGGCTGGCTGAAGACCGGTGACATCGCCCTGATCCAGACCGACGGCTACATGCGCATTGTCGATCGCAAGAAAGACATGATCCTGGTCTCCGGTTTCAACGTCTATCCGAATGAGCTTGAGGACGTGCTGGCGGCGTTGCCAGGCGTGCTGCAGTGCGCGGCCATCGGTGTGCCGGATGAAAAATCCGGTGAAGTGATCAAGATCTTCATCGTGGTCAAGCCGGGCATGACCGTGACCAAGGAGCAGGTGATGGAGCACATGCGTGCAAACGTCACCGGCTACAAGGTGCCGCGTTTCATCGAGTTCCGCGATGCGCTGCCGACCACCAACGTCGGCAAGATCCTGCGCCGTGAACTGCGTGATGAAGAACTGAAGAAGCTGGGCCTGAAGAAGATCGCCTGA
- the fadD2 gene encoding long-chain-fatty-acid--CoA ligase FadD2 gives MQADFWNDKRPAGVPSQIDINAYKSVVEVFERSCKKFADRPAFSNLGVTLSYAELERYSAAFAAYLQQHTDLVPGDRIAVQMPNVLQYPIAVFGALRAGLIVVNTNPLYTAREMRHQFKDSGARALVYLNMFGKLVQEVLPDTGIEFLIEAKMGDMLPTAKGWLVNTIVSKVKKMVPDYRLPQAVPFKSALAQGRGQALKPVALGLDDIAVLQYTGGTTGLAKGAMLTHGNLVANMLQVLACFSQHGADGQRLIKDGQEVMIAPLPLYHIYAFTANCMCMMVTGNHNVLITNPRDIAGFVKELKKWKFSGLLGLNTLFVALMNHPEFKNLDFSALKVTNSGGTALVSATAERWESITGCRIVEGYGLTETSPVASTNPYGQLARLGTVGIPVPGTAFKVIDDAGVEQPFGERGELCIKGPQVMKGYWQHPEATAEALDSEGWFKTGDIAVIDPDGFTRIVDRKKDMIIVSGFNVYPNEIEEVVMSHPQVASCAVIGIPDERSGEAVKLFVVPREGGVSLEELKAYCKANFTGYKVPKHIVLRESLPMTAVGKILRRELRDIA, from the coding sequence ATGCAAGCTGATTTCTGGAATGACAAGCGCCCGGCAGGGGTTCCTTCGCAAATTGACATAAATGCTTACAAGTCAGTGGTCGAAGTATTCGAACGCTCCTGCAAGAAGTTTGCTGACCGCCCGGCGTTCAGCAACCTCGGGGTCACCCTGAGCTACGCCGAACTCGAACGCTATTCTGCGGCCTTTGCCGCTTACCTGCAGCAGCACACCGACCTGGTGCCGGGCGACCGCATCGCGGTACAGATGCCCAACGTGCTGCAGTACCCCATCGCGGTGTTCGGCGCCTTGCGCGCCGGCCTGATTGTGGTCAACACCAACCCGCTGTACACCGCCCGCGAAATGCGCCACCAGTTCAAGGACTCCGGCGCCCGGGCGCTGGTGTACCTGAACATGTTCGGCAAGCTGGTGCAGGAGGTGCTGCCCGACACCGGCATCGAGTTCCTCATCGAGGCGAAGATGGGCGACATGCTGCCGACGGCCAAGGGCTGGCTGGTCAACACCATCGTCAGCAAGGTCAAGAAGATGGTCCCGGACTACCGCCTGCCGCAGGCGGTGCCATTCAAGAGCGCCCTGGCCCAGGGCCGCGGCCAGGCGCTCAAGCCGGTTGCGCTGGGCCTCGATGACATCGCCGTGCTGCAATACACCGGCGGCACCACGGGCCTGGCCAAGGGCGCGATGCTGACCCACGGCAACCTGGTGGCGAACATGCTCCAGGTGCTGGCGTGTTTCTCCCAGCACGGTGCCGATGGCCAGCGCCTGATCAAGGACGGGCAGGAGGTGATGATCGCGCCGCTGCCGCTCTACCATATCTATGCCTTTACCGCGAACTGCATGTGCATGATGGTTACCGGCAACCACAACGTGCTGATCACCAACCCGCGCGACATCGCCGGCTTTGTCAAAGAGCTGAAGAAGTGGAAGTTCTCCGGGCTGCTCGGGCTCAACACCCTGTTCGTCGCGCTGATGAACCACCCAGAGTTCAAGAACCTCGACTTCTCGGCGCTGAAGGTCACCAACTCCGGCGGTACCGCATTGGTCAGCGCCACCGCCGAGCGCTGGGAGAGCATCACCGGTTGCCGCATTGTCGAAGGCTACGGCCTGACCGAGACCTCGCCGGTAGCCAGCACCAACCCTTACGGCCAGCTGGCACGCCTGGGCACCGTGGGCATTCCGGTGCCGGGCACGGCGTTCAAGGTGATTGACGATGCGGGTGTCGAGCAGCCCTTCGGCGAGCGCGGCGAGTTGTGCATCAAGGGCCCGCAAGTGATGAAGGGCTACTGGCAGCACCCCGAGGCGACGGCCGAGGCGCTGGACAGCGAAGGCTGGTTCAAGACCGGCGACATTGCCGTGATCGATCCGGACGGCTTTACCCGCATCGTCGACCGCAAGAAGGACATGATCATCGTCTCGGGCTTCAACGTGTACCCCAACGAGATCGAGGAAGTGGTGATGAGCCATCCGCAAGTGGCCAGTTGCGCGGTGATCGGCATCCCCGACGAGCGTTCGGGCGAGGCGGTGAAGCTGTTCGTGGTGCCGCGCGAGGGCGGGGTAAGCCTTGAAGAGCTGAAGGCTTACTGCAAGGCCAACTTCACCGGCTACAAGGTGCCCAAGCATATTGTCTTGCGCGAGTCGCTGCCGATGACGGCAGTGGGCAAGATTCTGCGCAGGGAGCTTCGGGATATAGCCTGA
- a CDS encoding alpha/beta hydrolase, producing MHHDAFWLPASDHCSLYVYQWLPASPIKAVVLLAHGMAEHAGRYQRLGEALSNAGYALLAHDQRGHGRTAELGTLGLFARHNGWNSVVNDLALLSQHIGQQFPGTPVFLFGHSMGSYIAQAYLMHHGASLQGAILSGSNFQPPALYRTACLIARFEAWRQGPLGHSALIEWLSFGSFNKAFKPNRTAFDWLSRDNDEVDKYAADPLCGFRCSNRLWIDLLMGLEQISQPRNLTQIDPNLPILVMGGECDPVSAGKRLKDLAGALRLAGNQHVQLQLYPQARHELLNETNRDEVTAAIIDWLEQALAIGRPARSE from the coding sequence ATGCACCACGACGCGTTCTGGCTCCCGGCCAGCGATCACTGCAGCCTCTACGTTTATCAATGGCTGCCGGCCTCGCCGATCAAGGCGGTGGTGCTCCTGGCCCACGGCATGGCCGAGCACGCCGGGCGCTACCAACGCCTGGGCGAGGCCCTGAGCAATGCCGGCTATGCCCTGCTCGCCCACGACCAGCGCGGCCATGGACGCACCGCCGAACTTGGCACTTTAGGCCTGTTCGCCCGACACAATGGCTGGAACAGCGTGGTCAACGACCTGGCCCTGCTCAGCCAGCACATCGGCCAGCAGTTTCCGGGCACCCCGGTGTTCCTGTTTGGCCACAGCATGGGCAGCTACATTGCCCAGGCCTACCTGATGCACCACGGCGCCAGCCTGCAGGGCGCGATTCTCAGCGGCTCGAACTTCCAACCGCCCGCGCTGTACCGCACCGCCTGCCTGATCGCCCGCTTCGAAGCCTGGCGCCAGGGCCCGCTGGGCCATAGCGCGCTCATCGAGTGGCTGTCGTTCGGCTCGTTCAACAAGGCCTTCAAGCCCAACCGCACGGCGTTCGACTGGCTCAGCCGCGACAACGACGAAGTCGACAAGTATGCTGCCGATCCGTTGTGCGGCTTTCGCTGCAGCAACCGTTTGTGGATCGACTTGCTGATGGGCCTTGAGCAAATCAGCCAGCCACGCAACCTGACGCAGATCGATCCGAACCTGCCGATCCTGGTGATGGGCGGCGAATGTGATCCGGTCAGTGCCGGCAAGCGTCTCAAGGATCTGGCCGGTGCCTTGCGCCTGGCCGGCAATCAGCATGTGCAGTTGCAGCTCTACCCCCAGGCGCGGCATGAGCTGCTCAACGAAACCAACCGTGACGAGGTCACGGCCGCCATCATCGACTGGCTGGAGCAGGCCCTGGCCATTGGCCGCCCCGCCCGCAGCGAATGA
- a CDS encoding MaoC family dehydratase: protein MTQVTNTPYEALEVGQTASFSKTVEERDIQLFAAMSGDHNPVHLDAEFAAKSMFKERIAHGMFSGALISAAVACELPGPGTIYLGQTMSFQKPVKFGDTLTVRLEILEKLPKFKVRIATRVFNQNDELVVDGEAEILAPRKQQTVELVSPPPITIG, encoded by the coding sequence ATGACCCAGGTCACCAACACCCCGTACGAAGCCCTTGAAGTCGGCCAGACCGCCAGCTTCAGCAAAACCGTCGAAGAACGTGACATCCAGCTGTTCGCGGCGATGTCCGGTGACCACAACCCGGTGCACCTGGATGCCGAGTTCGCCGCCAAGAGCATGTTCAAGGAGCGCATCGCCCACGGCATGTTCAGCGGTGCGCTGATCAGCGCCGCAGTGGCCTGCGAGCTGCCTGGCCCGGGCACCATCTACCTGGGCCAGACCATGAGCTTCCAGAAGCCGGTCAAGTTCGGCGACACCCTGACCGTGCGCCTGGAAATCCTCGAGAAACTGCCGAAGTTCAAGGTGCGCATCGCCACCCGTGTGTTCAACCAGAACGACGAACTGGTGGTCGATGGCGAGGCCGAGATCCTCGCCCCGCGCAAACAGCAGACCGTCGAGCTGGTCAGCCCGCCGCCTATCACCATCGGCTGA
- a CDS encoding RNA polymerase sigma factor encodes MAALAQVRAQLEAVYRQESRRILATLIRLLGDFDLAEEAMHEAFFIAVERWQRDGIPASPRAWLVSTGRFKAIDSLRRRARFDRSQVQLMQALEAQEEVQVNDEELEDDRLRLIFTCCHPALAADAQVPLTLREVCDLTTEEIARAFLQSPATIAQRIVRAKAKIRDARIPYQVPSLAELPERLDSVLRVIYLVFNEGYSASSGESLMRHDLSDEAIRLGRLLQQLLPDPEVLGLLALMLLQASRQQARSDAEGELVLLDEQDRSLWNRAFIAEGCQLVQQALRSQQFGVYSLQAAIAAVHAEAASAEATDWDEIVGLYNVLLQRWPSPVIELNRAAALARRDGAEAGLAAVEAILARGQLQDYHLAHSARAELCRQLGRLDHAREAYRSALELTRQGPERRFIERRLAEL; translated from the coding sequence ATGGCAGCGCTGGCACAGGTACGGGCGCAACTGGAGGCCGTCTACCGTCAGGAGTCGCGGCGCATCCTGGCGACGCTGATTCGCTTGTTGGGCGACTTCGATCTGGCCGAAGAGGCCATGCACGAGGCGTTTTTCATTGCCGTGGAGCGCTGGCAACGCGACGGCATTCCGGCAAGCCCGCGGGCCTGGCTGGTGTCTACCGGGCGCTTCAAGGCTATCGACAGCCTGCGCCGGCGTGCGCGCTTCGACCGTTCCCAGGTGCAGTTGATGCAGGCGCTGGAGGCGCAAGAGGAGGTTCAGGTGAATGACGAAGAACTGGAGGACGACCGCCTGCGCCTGATCTTCACCTGTTGTCACCCGGCGCTGGCCGCCGATGCCCAGGTGCCGCTGACCTTGCGCGAAGTCTGTGACCTGACCACCGAAGAAATCGCCCGCGCCTTTTTGCAGAGCCCGGCGACCATCGCCCAGCGCATCGTGCGGGCCAAGGCCAAGATCCGCGATGCGCGCATACCGTACCAGGTGCCGTCGCTGGCCGAGCTGCCGGAGCGCCTTGATAGCGTATTGCGGGTGATCTACCTGGTGTTCAACGAGGGCTACTCGGCGTCGTCGGGTGAGAGCCTGATGCGCCACGACCTGAGCGATGAAGCGATCCGCCTGGGGCGTTTGCTCCAGCAGCTGCTGCCTGACCCGGAGGTGCTCGGGCTGTTGGCCTTGATGCTTTTGCAGGCCTCGCGGCAACAGGCGCGCAGCGACGCCGAGGGGGAGTTGGTACTGCTTGATGAGCAAGACCGCAGCCTGTGGAACCGTGCATTTATAGCTGAAGGTTGCCAGTTGGTGCAGCAAGCTCTGCGCAGTCAGCAGTTTGGTGTGTATAGCCTGCAGGCAGCGATAGCGGCCGTGCACGCTGAAGCTGCCAGTGCCGAGGCAACGGACTGGGATGAAATCGTCGGTTTGTACAATGTGCTGCTGCAGCGCTGGCCGTCACCGGTGATCGAGCTCAACCGCGCAGCGGCTCTGGCCCGGCGCGATGGCGCCGAGGCGGGGCTGGCGGCAGTGGAGGCAATTCTGGCCCGTGGCCAGTTGCAGGATTATCACCTGGCCCATTCGGCCCGCGCCGAACTGTGCCGCCAGTTGGGCCGCCTGGATCACGCCCGCGAGGCCTATCGCAGTGCCCTCGAGCTGACCCGTCAGGGCCCCGAGCGGCGCTTTATCGAGCGCCGCCTGGCCGAGTTGTAG